The sequence below is a genomic window from Monodelphis domestica isolate mMonDom1 chromosome 2, mMonDom1.pri, whole genome shotgun sequence.
CTTCTCTGTAGGGAAATAATTTTGGCAGTTGAATGGAGAATGCATTGGAGTGAGAAGGGACTTATAGCATTGAAGCTCACTGTCAGGCTATTTCAGTAGTTTAGATGTAAAGTCATGAAGGTCTTTAACAGGGTGATAGCAGTGTCATAGGAGAGAAAGGTGCATATTAGAGACATGATTCAGAGGTGAAATTGGCAGCAACAGCTCGGACCTGAGAAGTGCAAGATAATGAATAGAGTATGGCACCAAGATTTGTAGCTTGAGTCATTCAGAGGATACACTCAGTAGTAGTAGAGCAGTTTGCAAGGGGCAAGGgtataggagaaaaaataaactcAGTTTGGCCATTTTGAGTTTAAGATTAGTGGACATCCAGtttaagatgtctgaaaggctGTTGGAGATGCAAGGCCAGAAGTTAGTTGAATTTAGGGCAGGATGGGTAGATctgagaaatgataattaaatcttggAGAGTGAATGAGATTGTCTAatgaaatgtagaagaaaaagagaatagggCCCTTTGAGACATCTGCAGATAGGGGGTATGACATGGTTAAGGGTCTGTCAAAAAAGATAGATGgggacctagagacaggaggtcctaggttcaaatctggtctcagacacttcccagctgtgtgaccctgggcaagtcacttgacccctattgcctatcccttaccactcttctgccttggagccaatacacagtattgattccaagatggaaggtaagggtttaaaaaaaaaaaagataggggggcaactgggtagctcagtggattaagaaccaggcctagagatggggggggcGGGGTTGAGGTGGgtgggtcctaggttcaaatctggcctcagacatttcccagctgtgtgaccctgggcaagtcatttgacccccattgcttagcccttaccacttttctgcattggaaccaatacacagtattgattccaagacagaaggtatgggtttaattaaaaaaagataggtAGAAGGAGAACCAGAGGAGAGTGATACTCCCAATAAACTTGAGAGAagagtatcaaggaggagaggGTAATCATCAATgttaaaggctgcagagaggGCAAGAacaatgaggactgagaaaaggccattggactTGGCAATTAGGAAGTCATTggaaactttggagagagcagttttggtgGAATTATGAGGTTGGAAAGATATCGTAAGAGGTTAAGAAATCGAAAAGAAGTAGAGCAGGATGGATTGCAGAATAGCTTGAATGGATGGCTGTTATGGGATATGAAGGAAGCTTAATGATTTTGAATTATGAGATATGTTGGTGGAAGGTTGATTTGAGATTACTCAATCGAGTAATCTTGCTGTTGCCATTGGGATTATATGAAAAGAAGAGAGTATCTGTCCTTAGAAAGTTTATTGTCTTGTTAGGGAAACAAAACTAAGTTACTTAAAACAATTTAGATAATTGCGTATTACATAATTAAGAACTAAGTTGTATGATATATTTAACAAAGAAAGTCTTGAGATTTAAGAAGTTTGTGTTTTCACTTAGTTAATTTTGCCCCAAAACGTTTTATATTTCAATGTCTTTAATATTAGTATGTTACTCAGTGCTTTcctaattaattgaataaaataatccGGGATAAGAATTCAAATTGTAAAGATCTTTACATGTCTCTTTTTTTAATGCCATAGGAAATTTAACTGATTATTTGACTGATTAAATTAATTGTTCCTTTCCcctctgtaaatcttgaaatctctcagacttgtgaatgttaaaaatttccccatcaggtaattcttaattggaacaaattccctactgagaaacattccccattttgatgtgagaactcgccaagatcagaaatgggaggacctctactccaaccgtacttaagactgctttaggggaaaaaaactccttgctaaacaatgaaagtacttggatccatgcttataataaggcaaggagttctttgagccaggcctgtttttagaattaatacaatgggatgctaggtacctaaaagggtcgggaagttttctcttgatgagattagttgactcagctatgttttcactggttcagacttactgaggagatttatcgatttagcaggaattcagatgggcagtcctttggaaagcgtctacagtgattggtagatgtagggacttaggggaggtgacatgggagaaaaacccctatataagaaaaagcagaatctcttgaggagatccttttggagaaagccttttggaggatctctgatgaggacctcttgggaagaatctcttgagagaggccttttggaacagtctggctggaaggctctctggtgaagtcagctgagatggagctggcctgatgtcactagaatccctctttagtcagaccttgtggtgagtgttaaaaaactgactgattttctctcttaagactcaggtctaggccatattggcttgaggcccttcatacttattcctttcttactctctctttctttgattactcattgtattgttaattaaaatatctataaaacccaattgacttgggtatttgaataattgggaatatttccctggcgaccaccttatatttgatttaaaaaccaagacactgtagtgaaacatatttctgcggtcaaactttactcacccactcttatatctatcacaatttatatcttccaccatttaaactcactacagtttaagacctcaaccattttaaatctcacacctctCCATCCTGCTCTAATTTTCCTGCATCTGTGCCTTTGCTCATCTTACTCCTAAGTTTGGAATCTGTTTATCCTCTCCTACAGATCTCTATCTTATTTGttcttcaaaattcagttcagtTGCTATTTTTCTTTGTGAAATCAGCTGTGGTCTTTCCAGTTAGAAATTACTTTCCTCTGTcatgtattattttgttttgtacttCTGTTATGCATCTGTTGTGttcaattttccattttctcttatttGTGTAGATTTCACTCCCCTAGGAAATTGAAAACTTTTCCTTACAGAAGATTCTAGATGTCATTTATCTTTATGTCTTCTTAGTCCATTGTATGTGGacagtatataataaatgttattgaattTCTTGTTAATAGAACAAGAACCAAGTAGATGGTGATTTTTCAACTCCTCATAGGCCTTATTTCTAAACTGTTTTATAGGGATTTCCCTCCAGAAACCACACTGTGAAGATTTACCTACAAAGTGAAATCATGGACATTCCTAACATATTAAAGTGTGTCTTATACCGTGCTGTTTGCTCTAGGGATTTCAAAGAAAGAAACCCCAGCCCCTGACATCAGAGCTTATGGTTTTGTTGGGTAGACAGGTCCTTGGACAGACAGATGGAATAATTTAGATAATGATATAGGATTACGTgtaatcatttttcagatgagattgAGGAAGAACTATTTACTTAGTATCAGTTTTTGGTAGATCTTCAACACATCCCTGCATCTTCCTTTATTCTGGTCAGCGAGCTTTGTGGAATCACTGGAaacatcatttcttcttttttgtaagAATTCGACAAGAATGGTTATCAGAGGCCCAGTATTCAGGCTGAGGAGACTGAAATGCCCATGCCTGGTATTGGACTGTATACCTAACTTTGTTTTCCTAGACCTTTCAGAAATTGGGAGGAGCGCTAAATCCTATTGCGAGCACACAGCCAGGACACAGCCAACACTGTCAGACATTGTGGTTACACTTGTTGAGATGGGTGAGTAGATTTTCATCTTCCATTGTACACACAGTGTCTTGATATGGTAGGATTGGTGACTGAGAAAAGGATTAATTATTTTGTGATTCCCTAGTGATGAGGGAGATGTCTTCTAAGTCTCCTTTAGGCCCTTTGAGGGTTCACAGTTAGGGCACAGTGTCCATCACTTATTCCTTAAatgagaagacctggatttgagcaCCATCTCTGATATGTACAaacagtgtgaccttggacaagtcacataacttctctgggtctcaactttcttacctgtaaaataagagtaCCTAAACTGCCTCTATTTCACAGGATGGCTATGAGAAATGTATCTTACTGCCAGGTCCCATTTGAAGCAACTAAATGTAGTatatagagtactaggcctggagtcaagaagacttatctttctgagttcaaatctgatctcagacacttactagctatgtgaactgcataagtcactcaactcttttagctttagttttcttatctgtaaaactggagaaggaaatggcaaaccactccaatctctttgccaagaaaaccccaatgggatcaccaagagtcaggcactactgaaaaacaactgaacaacagcaggTCCCAATTAttgcaaataatgaattctgtgaAGTGGTCAGATATATTTGAATTAGAactattcaaagaataattatataaaatacagtAATTATTTTCAGCTCAATGGAAATATACAGTGCCTATTTGAATAATGTAGAAGCTtcaaaggattttttatttgcactaataatgtatataaatgtgaactactATTATTGTCACATTGTTTTGTAACCAGTCAAATTCATTGTGAACTGGCACCCCAGAACAAATTTAAGTATCTCAATGTCCTCTTTAGTAATGATTTTACCTTTAATTTTGGTTTCTGCCAAGTAAGAGCAGTTTATTTGTGTTTCAACAataagactcttttttttttaacccattttCATTTAATCACAGTataatttctaagacagaagagcagtgtaGGCTAGGTAatctggggttaagtaacttgactagggtcacacagctaggaagtattgaggtcagatttgaacctaggaccttccaactccaagtctggtattctatctactgtgtgaTCTAGTTGCCCCTAAGTAGATTCTTCTGCCTTCCCAGTGATTATTTCTGGAGGTCACAACAgggacttttatttttctttcccttaggTTTCAATGTGGAAACTCTCCCTGCGTATGCAAAGCGATCCCAGAGGATGGTCATCACAGCACGTAGGTGGTCTTGGATATAAGCCGGGCTGGGTTTTGGTTACTTACTatggttatttttttattttggagggCTGTAGGCAAATAGGTTATTATGTGAAAGTGTAGTTATTATCAAAGTGGGAAACTGACTTGATTTTTCCTAGGATCACCAGCTTTAGTCCCAGAAGTTCAATAAGAACCACACACAAGTGATGAATGTTGTTCTTGTTGCTCAGGAAGAAGAGTATGACAGCAGAACCAGCCAGAGGTGTTTAGCTTGGGATGGTAGGATGCAAAGGGAATAGAATGCATTTTATTTCATATCCCTAGATATGCTGCtatctttttaaatctttcactCCCCAGAAAGCATAAAAAGTTGCTATTGCCAGTTATTTCATGTAAATGAATCTGGATTTTAAAGATACAATTGGGAGCCTAGTTTGTCTCCCTATTGCTTAAGGCCCTTAGAGATAGGGAAGGCAGCAGCTTCTCTGTCTTGCCCTTTTTCTTAGTGTAACTGATAGCTCTCAAGGAGAATTCCTGGGGGCTGGCTGTGACAAGAATGGTAGTCAGGGACCCCATACACCTCTAGCTATCAAGTGCTTGGGGGAAACTCCTCAGGGTTCTTGTTCTGTCTTCTAAGTTTTAAGAATTTAtccatataaattcttttttgacATGAGACATTTTCTAACACCCATACTCACCTATAAAGAATCTTCCCTGAAGAAGGGGTTAAATAGTTAACTAGATTTTTAGAAAACTCTTAAAGACTACAAGCTTCAGAGGTGGTGCTGAATTCCATTTACATAGAGCAGAGATTCTTGTTTTTGGTGTCATGGGCCCCTTTGGCACTCTGGTAAAGAATGcctttaaataattaaaggatGTGCttaatttcagttagaggttagtgaaaataaagatgtaggggatagctgggtgctcaatgggttgagagccaggcctagagatgggaggtcctaggttcaaatctggcctcagacacttcctgggcaagttacttgacccccattgcatagcccttaccactcttctgccttggaaccaatacacagtattgattccaagacagaaggtaagggctttaaaaaaaaggaagaaagatgtaattttgttttccatttgagTTCACAAACCCCCTGAAATCTGTTCCTAGGCTTCTTGTCAGTCTATGGACCCTAGGTAAAAAATCTCTGGCATAGAGAAAATTTCTATACAGTTAGTTTCTTATACTTAACCAATCATTTTAATGGAtttatcacaaaatttaaaaagaaaagtgttaAAAATAAATCACAAATATCAGTTTTTCAGGTGACCAGAAGCTGTTTAGAAAATTCACAACTATGGCCCAGCCATTTGTTTTAATGACAAGAGGCATTGTTGTCCTAAGAAGGTAGAACTGGGGCAACTGGGGCTCAAAGGAAGGTGAAGCCAGTGAACAAGTGTGTAACTCTCTTGCAGCTCCAGTCACCAATCAACCTGTGACTCCCAAAGCCCTGACTGCTGGACAGAACAAGTCTCACCCACCTCATATCCCTAGCCATTTTCCTGAATTCCCTGATCCTCATACCTACATCAAAACACCGGTAAGTGAGTTGACCTTGAGAGACATTGTCTTAAGCAGTAGacccattttttccttctttcttttttattattttctttttttggaagttaaggttttttcttattttatttattttctaatgttgggaaattttatttcattaattaatttagaatatttttccatggttacatgatttatgttctttccctttcccacccCCATAGTTAAcattcaattccactgggctttacgtgtatcattgatcaagacctatttccttattattgataattgcactaaggtgatcatttagagtagtaGACCCATTTCTGATCATTTGTAATCCCCAATTTATGAACAGATTATCTTCCAAAGGTTGGTTTATAAATAGGTATCTGGAACTCAGAATGCATTTTctcataaaatagtcttttaaatGATGATTAAATTACAAATCTAGTCCATAAATTGAAAGTCCATTGAAAACCCAATATACCTGAAAAATTATAACAGGAGACCTGACTCCTTTGATCTTTTAATTGTTAGGGAacagaagagaatttgaatgGATAGATCAGGTAAATTGAGAACCTATTGTTCCTAACATTCCAACAAAGATAAATATCTATGtgtgttttttatttataaatacgtacttgtatgtgtatatgtctgtatacataaaaaacaaaaaataccagGTTATGCCTCCACTGAGGCATACACATTTGATGGGCATCTTCTATATGTGTCTTCACCATTCACATTCGCTTTTGTCGTAATCGGAGAATTCAGTTCTGTCCTTTTGGGGAAATTTATTTTCCATTGGAATGTATCTTAGGAAAGCTAAGCCCTCAGAGGAATGTTTTTCTCTGGAGATAATTCACCATGACATTTTACATAATAACGATGGAACTAGTATAAACCAGATGTTTtgatcaaataaaacatttttgagaatgCCTTTCCCCCATGTGTATGTTTGCTTAActtataaattatgtatatatggcACAGTGGGTGGTACTTCAGAAAGCACTTGGTTCTATTAACAACCTCTTTCCTTTTGGAAGGGAGTGGAACTGAATCTTCTCCAGGCTTCATTTTATCTATAATCTATTCTTCTTGCTTTCTCATTGGAGACTGGAGGTATAAGTAATTACTCTTATTAAGTAGCTAGTTGATGTTTTACCTGGGGCAATATAATTTCTTTCAGGTCCATGaggtccctttctttttttatggagtttttattAGACAGAAAGTTGCTAGTATAATCAGTAGTTCAGAACTCCCAGTTAGGAagatcatatatattatacaacttagagaaaaatagaaattttaataaattgGGACAAAGATAAAATTGTATTTGATCCTATAGTTAATAGGAAGGTTCTGGACCTTATCAAAGAGGTAATTAGACAACTTGCACTTCAGGAAGTTTTGTAGAGGatgaattagagagagaaatacTATAGGCAGTGAGCTCAATTACAAAACTGTGTGGTATGTTTAGGAGAAAGATGATGTGGACATGAACAAAAGAGAAGGGTCAGATCCAGAAGATAGTGGGAAgggagaaatgacaagatttggcaccAGTGATTGGTTATGTGAGGTGAAGGGAAATGAGTTTATGATACAGAGATGGCAAATCTGGTTACTGGAAAGATAGCAAGTGGTGTCCTCAACAGGAATAGAGAAATGTGGAAGAGGACTAGGTCTACTCTGGAGATTGCCCCTTTATTCTACATGTAGTATAGATGTGGCAATAGTAGCCCCAAAGATGAAACACTAGTAGCTGCTGAGACCCCTAGAAAGAGACAAAACCCAAGAAAGAAGTTAGGGTAGAATCCATAGTCTGAAATGGTTGTACATAAATGTCCAAAAGAAACAAGGGGAAGGTGGGAGTTGATAGCTTTGTACATGAAGAAAGTATATttgagaggaattctgggaacgTGATAGAGAATATTTGGATACAGGTCAGAGGAggggaaaatataattaattgtGTTATTGGAGTTTACTACAAACTACCTgtacagaaagaagaaatagttgAATTTGGGTACAATCACAAGTCTGGCACAGAGCAGTAGTATATAGTAGTGATGGCAGAAGTCAGTTATGAGgaaagagtgggagggagagaatatttatttagtgcctatatgttgggcactgtgctaagcactttatatatcTTATCCTCGGCCAAAGCAAAGGACCTGATAATTTCTCAGCTTGCCTTAGTGATAATTTATCCTTCAATAggtggaggaatcagtaaggggTCATTCTAATCTTGATCTAATTTTTACTTAACAGAGAAGAACTGATTGCTAGAAAGAAAGGATAGGAACCCTGAAGGAAAGTGATCTCTTTGTCCTAGAGTTTGTAATAGAGCCGGAATCTTAGCATAACCTGACATGTTCCCTAGATTTGGGGAAAGCAGATTTCAGTCAGCTCAGAAGAAAGTTAGTCAGGATTCCTATAGACTAAAGTACTTCAGGAGAAGTTAGCTTAGAAAagattgtatatagtaacagcaatattgtggaatgatcaaatgtgatagattttgctaacagcaatataatgatctagaagaacaattctgagggactgaggacaaagaatgctatccacctccagagaaagaactgttgggagtccaagtgtagatgaaaatatatgatttatcacttgtttatttgtgtttatgttttagattattcacttacaaaaatgaataatatggaaatgagggtaaatgactttcccagggtcacacagttaggaagtgtctaaggtcacatttgaactcaggatctccatctctagggctgactctcaatccactgagccacccagctgcccccttttcttatttttaaaaaaggggaaagaccaGTCTGCACACTCAAAGACCCgtgagcttgactttgattcctgggaAGACTgtagaaagaatcataaaaaacATGATCAGTGACTATTTAGAAAGTGAAGTATTATTACAAAGAGGCCAGTATGGCTTTTATCAAGAACATAATGCCAGCCctactccattaaaaaaaaaaaagtaaaccagTAGATGAATGTTTTGGTTATAGTTtacctagctttttttttttaacccatatccaggcctagctctctgtTGACTaagtcacctggctgccctcaGTTCACCttacattttccaaagtttttGATAAAACATCTCATGCTATTTTTGTGAAAAAGGAGGAGATGTGGTTTCAGCAATAATACAGTCAGATGGAGTCATCACTGGCTGGGAGGCAAAACTCTTTCTAAGTTGTTAATGGTTCTCTGTCTACAATGGCAGGAGGTCTCCAGTGGAGGGCCCCAGAGATTTATATTTGGCTCTGTTGATTAACactttttatcaatgacttcgAGAAAGTCATTGGATAAATGACTTGGATAAACTAAAAAAATCCCTTTGGATAAAGGCATATGTTCATCAGATGTGTAGATGACAAGAAGTAAACCCAGTGGATGACAGCATTTAAAAGGATTTTGACATCCTGGAGCCTTGGGCTAAATCTTAATTAGATGAAATTCAGTAGAAATCATTGTAAAATGGTCCACTTAGATACCAAAAAAATCAACTCCACAAATataagatgggggtggggggaactgTGGAAAGACATCAGTTCTGAGAAACATCTGTGGGTTTAGTGGACTCTTAAGTTAAAAGCAACAACAATGTGATGTGGCAACCACAAAAGCTCTTAAAAGTTCAGGCTGCATTAGAAGGGATATAACTTCCACACCATATAGAAGTGATCATCTCATTGTTCTCTGTCTTTGCCAGACCTCCCCTAAAGGATCGTAGTCATTCCTGGGCATTCAGGTTTAAGAGATATAACCTGTCTGTTCTATCAAAGattcttggggggaggggaggagatggctactgaggtcccttccagttctcagaGTCTGTGATTCTAAGCAAAGTTATGTGACTAACTGATCCTGAACAGAGGTCAGGGCTCTTATTTCCTGTCCACTACCCATAGCTGCTAGGTGATCTGGAGGGCAAAAGATGTGTATGTTGGGAATTCACTAATTTGTACAGCTGATGTCATGGGTCCCTAGGTACTAAGTACTGATTTCTAGGCAGAatagtaaggactgggcaatttgggttaagtgacttgtccagggtcacacagctaggaactactGCCAGATGTGAACCTCCTTTCtttaagcctagctctcaatccacttagccacctagctgccccctgatttgTTTTTTATAGATACCCTGAAGGGCTTAAATCTGACTCAGAAGAGAGGAGATTTAGGAGCTTGCATAGTGGGGAAATGTTAGGGATAAAAGTAGGGATGTTTGTTTAAGGGACAAGTTCTCTTATTGCCTGTCACTGGGAGAGTACCATTCAACCTAGCTTCCTACCCTTAATTGCCCTCTTGGGTCACGCTTCaatattgttgtcatttttccaactaaaaaaaaagttttctttttcgtttgttagaaatctattttcttgggggcagctgggtagttcagtagattgagagccaagcctggagttggaaggtcctaggttcaaatctgacttcagacacttctcagctgtgtgaccctgggcaagtcacttaaccccattgcatagcccttaccactcttctgccttggaaccaatacacagtattgattccaagatggaaggtaagggtttaaaaaaaaaaaggaaagaagcctgttttctttccctcccatttccttTCACCCCactgggaaaaacaaaaagaaatacaaagcccTTGTAACAAGTaggcatagttaagcaaaacaagttCAGCAGACACTCTAACTTCCTTTCATCTTCTTCCTTCAGACGTATCGTGAGCTCGTGTCAGACTACCAGGTCCTTCGGGAAAAAGCTGCATCACAGAGGCGTGATGTGGAACGGGCACTTACCCGTTTTATGGCCAAGACAGGCGAGACACAGAGTCTTTTCAAAGATGATGTCAGCACATTTCCATGTGAGAATCACTCCCATGAATGGACCTGTGGTATCTTGCCATTTGGGAATGGACTGGGGAGCTGAGGATGTCATTTTTCCTCCCTCTGAGCAGGAGGAAGTaaattatcttttcccttttttcccttcactTTGCCAAAAATaatcttcttgttttattttttacctcaGAATATTCTGAAGCCTCTGGACTTTTCTTTCCCTGGTCTTCACATAACCCTTAGCAGAACTGAGAATGCATTGTATATGGTTCACTTCTTGGTGGGGTTAGGGCAGGAAGAGACCTGCAGTGACACCATTCCTGGACCTTGGGAATTATAGGAAGCCTAGAGTTATTATGGAGGTGTCCCAGTAATGGGGGGATGAGgtaggagagtgagagagagagaactgaataGAGAGTTAAGAGAcctgtttttattctgtgtaaccttgggcagaCTTTCCCTCTTTGGGCcttatttttcttacttgtacAAATGAGGAGGTAGGAATAGATGATTTTGGAGGTCCCTTTGATACTTggcattttgtgattttgtttattttaataataactgCTAGCATATTCCTTTAAGGTTTTACAAAGTTCCTTAAgtgtattaattcatttgatcctcacaaccaccatgggaaatattctccacattttatagataagaatactgaggcaggcagaaattaagtaacttgctcaatgtcacacaactaataaaagtCCAAGTTTTAATTTGAACCCAATGCTTCCTTGATGCTAAGTCCTACATTCTATCCAATACCACCTtaaatgtgtgcatgtatatatatgtgtgtgtgtatttttttccctgagccacctacctgtccccaagtatataaattaaaaaaaaaagtttttcccctttagtaacttttttttacttattttattttatcatcttatgggtttttttagaattgaacatttttatttaactaattgatttagaatatttttccatggttacatgattcatgtttcccccccttccccccccccagctaacgagtaattccactgggttttacatatgtctttgattaagacctatttctatattattaatatttgcattagggtgatcgcttagagtcctTTAGTAACTCTTCATTCTTATTTGATGCTTGAAAGTACTCAAAtccattttcttataaatttctgTAGTCCTAGGTAGCAGCAGAGCTAAGTATCAGGCAATGGTTGGAGGTTTCTCCATTCCAGACTTGTGACTGTTACCCATTGGCAAAGTATTTATCTAGAAAATAGCGAATTCATTCTCATGTCAGGTTCTGTGCTTACTTCAAAGATTACCAAAAAGTAACCTTCTCATCCCTTTTCTCTAGTGATTGCTGCACGACCATTTACCATTCCCTACCTGACAGCCCTTCTTCCATCTGAATTGGAGATGCAGCAGATGGAAGAGACTGATTCTTCTGAACAGGATgaacagacagacacagagaaccTTCCTCTCCACATCAGTACGGTACGTTGTCTTCTCTGCCTGCTAGGGCTTCCCATTTTGCATCTTCCCATATGTAGTCTGTAGCAGCAGCTCCTCTTAGCTAGTGGTCTGAGTGGATTTCCTGAAGTGAACATTACCTACCTGAGGCCTCTGATTTGACTTTAGactctatgatttcttctcccAATTTTGCCCAGGCTGGAAGTTCAGTGACCACGTGCAGATCCAATCCCACTCCTGCACTGAGCTGGCTCACCTTCCCTTAGGCACCCTCTCTCCCATCTGAGTCTTTCTGTGGTGTCAGATTTATTTTGGACACCTGATTAGCCGTAGTCTAACTGTAGCTCATTCTTAGCCTTCAGCTCCGAAGAA
It includes:
- the TAF8 gene encoding transcription initiation factor TFIID subunit 8 isoform X1 is translated as MFAFDPTSTFFIISETFLAVGGNIERSGSKQASTPADNYYLARRRTLQVVVSSLLTEAGFESAEKASVETLTEMLQSYLSEIGRSAKSYCEHTARTQPTLSDIVVTLVEMGFNVETLPAYAKRSQRMVITAPPVTNQPVTPKALTAGQNKSHPPHIPSHFPEFPDPHTYIKTPTYRELVSDYQVLREKAASQRRDVERALTRFMAKTGETQSLFKDDVSTFPLIAARPFTIPYLTALLPSELEMQQMEETDSSEQDEQTDTENLPLHISTDESGAEKENASVLQQNTSLSGSRTGEENLIDNPYLRPVKKPKIRRKK
- the TAF8 gene encoding transcription initiation factor TFIID subunit 8 isoform X2 is translated as MADTAATAGAGGSGARSGSKQASTPADNYYLARRRTLQVVVSSLLTEAGFESAEKASVETLTEMLQSYLSEIGRSAKSYCEHTARTQPTLSDIVVTLVEMGFNVETLPAYAKRSQRMVITAPPVTNQPVTPKALTAGQNKSHPPHIPSHFPEFPDPHTYIKTPTYRELVSDYQVLREKAASQRRDVERALTRFMAKTGETQSLFKDDVSTFPLIAARPFTIPYLTALLPSELEMQQMEETDSSEQDEQTDTENLPLHISTDESGAEKENASVLQQNTSLSGSRTGEENLIDNPYLRPVKKPKIRRKK